In one window of Desulfonatronum thioautotrophicum DNA:
- a CDS encoding DUF433 domain-containing protein produces the protein MSTQSILSRITATPEIFCGKPIIRGMRISVESILSLLAQGASKEELLEDYPELEQEDILACIAYAHAIIAHDSIDSLVVHTSSQQKWTTGEVSC, from the coding sequence ATGAGCACGCAAAGCATTCTTTCCAGAATAACTGCAACACCCGAGATATTTTGCGGCAAGCCGATCATCCGCGGCATGCGCATTTCCGTCGAGTCGATCCTGAGCCTTCTGGCTCAAGGGGCTTCGAAGGAGGAACTGCTTGAAGACTATCCGGAACTTGAACAGGAAGATATTCTGGCCTGTATCGCCTATGCCCACGCAATCATAGCTCACGACTCCATCGATAGCCTTGTCGTGCACACCTCTTCACAACAAAAATGGACGACCGGTGAAGTTTCTTGTTGA
- a CDS encoding DUF5615 family PIN-like protein translates to MVAKRGYDTISVASLGPDPGDLVLLQRAAAEERILVTLDSDFGRLVYVSGEMHHGVVRLPDVRSEMRIEIMRTLILRHQEHLLKGAIITVRGERVRIS, encoded by the coding sequence ATGGTTGCAAAGCGAGGGTATGATACAATTTCCGTAGCCTCCTTGGGGCCTGATCCAGGAGACTTGGTCTTGTTGCAACGAGCTGCAGCTGAAGAAAGGATTTTGGTAACTCTTGATTCCGACTTTGGGAGGCTTGTTTATGTCTCGGGCGAGATGCATCATGGCGTTGTACGCCTTCCTGACGTAAGAAGCGAGATGAGGATAGAAATCATGCGTACGTTGATCCTTCGACATCAAGAGCATTTATTAAAAGGCGCCATTATCACCGTCAGGGGAGAACGTGTCAGAATATCTTAG
- a CDS encoding NAD(P)-dependent malic enzyme: MSTHFSASFSFTMDIRMEKKQENRILLLETLGREGARLVQFLRLGEDTVAEEITLEFYATSVEHGEKVTAALQALPFVLDSWAADTTMAIHDGGKLEIVPTSSVDNADELAMAYTPGVARVCQAIHKEPERAFDLTIRQNCVAVVSDGTAVLGLGDIGPLAAMPVMEGKAVLFKAFGRVDAFPLCVKTKTPEELIDFVEKVAPTFGGINLEDVAAPNCFIVEQELKKRLDIPVFHDDQHGTAVVALAALLNALKLTGKKIEDLRMVVNGFGAAGVACAKMFAEAGVKNIIPCDRTGVVYRGRTKGMNPVKEECARIFNPDNEQGVLADVIKGADIFVGVSGPGTLKREDVLKMAPRPIIFAMANPIPEILPEEIADLDSLIATGRSDYPNQINNVLCFPGIFRGALDCRASDINEAMKLAAAQAIADCVDDEQLSQGIIIPSAFHPGVADAVAERVEQAARDSGVARI, from the coding sequence ATGAGCACCCACTTTTCCGCAAGCTTCAGTTTTACCATGGATATCCGCATGGAGAAAAAGCAGGAGAACCGCATTTTGCTCCTGGAAACCCTGGGCCGCGAGGGAGCGCGTCTGGTTCAGTTTCTGCGCTTGGGCGAAGATACGGTGGCCGAGGAAATAACTTTGGAATTTTACGCCACCTCCGTGGAACACGGGGAAAAAGTGACCGCTGCGCTGCAGGCCCTGCCGTTCGTCCTTGACTCCTGGGCAGCGGACACAACCATGGCCATACATGACGGCGGGAAGCTGGAGATCGTCCCCACATCCAGCGTGGACAACGCTGATGAGTTGGCCATGGCCTACACGCCCGGTGTGGCCCGGGTTTGCCAGGCAATCCACAAGGAGCCGGAGCGGGCTTTTGACCTGACCATCCGCCAGAACTGCGTGGCCGTGGTTTCCGACGGTACCGCGGTTCTGGGGTTGGGGGACATCGGACCACTGGCGGCCATGCCCGTGATGGAAGGCAAGGCCGTGCTGTTCAAGGCCTTTGGCCGGGTGGACGCCTTTCCGCTGTGCGTGAAAACCAAGACCCCGGAAGAACTGATCGACTTCGTGGAAAAGGTCGCCCCGACGTTTGGTGGGATCAACCTGGAAGACGTGGCCGCTCCGAACTGCTTTATCGTGGAGCAGGAGTTGAAGAAGCGGTTGGACATCCCGGTTTTTCACGATGACCAGCACGGTACCGCGGTGGTGGCCCTGGCCGCCCTGCTCAATGCCCTGAAGCTGACCGGTAAGAAGATTGAAGATCTGCGCATGGTGGTTAACGGGTTCGGGGCAGCCGGCGTGGCCTGCGCCAAGATGTTCGCCGAAGCCGGGGTGAAAAACATCATTCCTTGCGACCGTACCGGGGTTGTTTATCGTGGCCGGACCAAGGGCATGAATCCGGTCAAGGAGGAGTGCGCCCGGATTTTCAACCCGGACAATGAGCAGGGCGTCCTCGCTGATGTGATCAAGGGTGCGGATATCTTCGTGGGCGTATCCGGACCGGGAACCTTGAAACGGGAAGACGTGCTGAAGATGGCTCCCAGGCCGATCATCTTTGCCATGGCCAATCCCATCCCGGAAATTCTGCCCGAGGAAATCGCGGACCTGGACAGCCTGATCGCCACCGGCCGTTCCGACTACCCGAACCAGATCAACAATGTACTGTGTTTTCCCGGTATCTTCCGGGGGGCCTTGGATTGTCGGGCCTCGGACATCAACGAAGCCATGAAATTGGCCGCGGCCCAGGCCATCGCGGACTGTGTGGACGACGAACAGCTGAGCCAGGGGATCATCATTCCCAGCGCCTTTCATCCAGGCGTAGCCGATGCCGTGGCCGAGCGGGTCGAGCAGGCCGCCCGGGACTCTGGAGTTGCCAGAATCTAA
- the ruvX gene encoding Holliday junction resolvase RuvX has protein sequence MRVLGIDYGTKRVGLALSDGLGLLAYPYATLERTTRERLFAELLTIVAKEDVRTIVLGLPKSLNGEETETTRQVRNFAQSLRRRTDLPVVFQDEAFSSQEAERQLRAGGRRGRKVTSVLDQQAAVVILSDYLERTRPESFGKPENCKPD, from the coding sequence ATGCGGGTTTTGGGTATCGACTACGGCACGAAACGGGTTGGGTTGGCTCTCAGTGACGGGCTGGGACTGTTGGCCTATCCTTACGCAACCCTGGAGCGGACCACGAGAGAGCGGCTGTTTGCGGAGCTGTTGACCATCGTGGCCAAGGAAGACGTACGGACCATTGTCCTCGGACTGCCCAAATCCCTGAACGGAGAGGAGACGGAGACGACCCGTCAGGTACGTAATTTTGCCCAGAGCCTGCGCCGGCGTACAGACCTGCCGGTGGTTTTTCAGGACGAGGCGTTCAGCTCCCAGGAAGCTGAACGGCAGTTGCGCGCGGGTGGTCGCCGTGGCCGGAAGGTCACATCCGTGCTTGATCAGCAGGCCGCCGTCGTCATCCTCAGCGACTATCTGGAGCGCACCAGACCGGAGAGTTTCGGCAAACCAGAAAACTGTAAACCGGATTGA
- a CDS encoding cytochrome c biogenesis protein CcdA, protein MVLLVLFGAIFGPWPQQVCGETAAAPYSSRLEIRVLTEDIGTLAAGTKLGIFWVTPAQGWYAYGHTPGATGLPTTLQAMLAPDNTFLSVWYPAGIEIEDSLEPGVMVEAFTGSTPLFVVLPDAAILLEQDTLQTHLRMLLCSDRSCWPIDVREEHDPADLIARSRDADTFDPADREWLDHLQTASPGATTTPFVRPDTSPVVEGQTASPEFAPHRLEPISYQPGLEVRGLGKALLLALLGGLILNLTPCVLPVVSLKLRGLIPDASTGDLETQRKAFRDHNQLFALGILTFFMFLAFLLSLTGMVWGQIFQSPSTVIVLATLLLALSLSLFGVFNLPVIDLKMGRKGDSSLSSEGQAYFTGMLATLLATPCSGPFLGGVLAWTLIQPPLVVAGVFFCVGLGMASPYFVVSFFPSLVRFLPKPGNWTLYLEKALGFLLLATCIYLLTFLPEEFLFPVLILFWVTGMAAWIWGGWTNLSHSALRRWSIRAGALVLLLAAGGWALNAKPVSSEWEVFSADEFSQALGSDRMLVEFTAEWCPNCKFLEKTVLTPGNLAPLQDRYGFRLVRVDLTHDHPDGMALLRGLGSQSIPLVAIFDHGASAEQPLILRDLFTLGQLEQALETAFSAR, encoded by the coding sequence TTGGTCCTGCTCGTATTGTTTGGAGCGATTTTTGGTCCCTGGCCCCAACAGGTCTGTGGCGAGACGGCTGCTGCGCCGTACTCATCCAGGCTGGAAATTCGTGTTCTGACAGAAGACATCGGTACACTTGCAGCAGGGACAAAACTCGGAATTTTCTGGGTTACCCCGGCACAAGGATGGTATGCCTACGGCCATACACCTGGAGCAACCGGATTGCCGACAACGCTCCAGGCCATGCTCGCGCCGGACAATACCTTCCTCTCGGTCTGGTATCCCGCGGGCATTGAAATTGAGGACAGCCTTGAGCCTGGGGTCATGGTGGAGGCCTTTACCGGGAGCACTCCGCTCTTTGTGGTTTTGCCGGACGCAGCGATCCTGCTGGAGCAGGATACCCTCCAGACTCACCTGCGGATGCTGCTCTGCTCCGATCGGAGTTGCTGGCCCATTGACGTGCGGGAGGAACACGACCCGGCTGATCTGATTGCACGGTCGCGGGATGCAGACACGTTCGATCCAGCTGACCGGGAGTGGTTGGATCACTTGCAAACCGCCTCCCCCGGGGCAACGACGACCCCTTTTGTCCGGCCAGACACGTCGCCTGTGGTTGAGGGGCAGACGGCATCCCCGGAGTTTGCGCCGCACCGGTTGGAGCCCATCTCCTACCAACCCGGTTTGGAGGTCCGGGGGCTGGGCAAGGCCCTGCTGCTGGCCCTGCTTGGTGGATTGATCCTGAACCTGACTCCCTGCGTCCTTCCGGTGGTCAGCCTGAAGCTGCGCGGACTGATTCCGGACGCCTCGACTGGAGACCTGGAGACACAGCGCAAGGCCTTTCGGGACCATAACCAGCTTTTCGCGTTGGGTATTCTGACGTTTTTCATGTTTTTGGCCTTTCTGCTTTCCTTGACCGGGATGGTCTGGGGGCAAATTTTTCAGAGTCCTTCCACGGTCATCGTCTTGGCGACATTATTATTGGCCTTGAGCCTGAGCCTATTTGGCGTTTTCAACCTGCCGGTGATCGACCTGAAGATGGGCCGCAAGGGAGACTCTTCCTTGTCCAGCGAGGGGCAGGCTTACTTCACCGGTATGTTGGCCACATTGCTGGCCACGCCGTGTAGTGGACCCTTTCTGGGCGGTGTTTTGGCCTGGACCCTGATCCAGCCGCCACTGGTGGTGGCCGGAGTGTTTTTCTGCGTGGGTTTGGGTATGGCTTCTCCGTATTTCGTGGTCAGTTTTTTTCCCAGCCTGGTTCGCTTCCTGCCCAAACCGGGAAATTGGACGCTCTATTTAGAGAAAGCCCTGGGGTTTCTTCTGTTGGCTACCTGTATCTACCTGCTGACGTTTCTACCCGAGGAGTTCCTGTTTCCGGTGCTGATCCTCTTTTGGGTCACGGGCATGGCCGCCTGGATCTGGGGTGGTTGGACGAACCTCTCCCACTCGGCACTGCGGCGCTGGTCGATACGGGCCGGTGCCCTGGTTCTCCTGCTGGCCGCTGGAGGCTGGGCCCTCAACGCCAAGCCTGTGTCCAGCGAGTGGGAGGTGTTTTCCGCGGATGAGTTCTCCCAGGCTCTGGGTAGCGACCGGATGCTTGTGGAGTTTACCGCTGAATGGTGCCCGAACTGCAAGTTTCTGGAAAAAACCGTGCTGACACCGGGCAATCTTGCCCCGCTTCAGGACCGGTATGGCTTTCGCCTGGTCAGGGTGGACCTGACCCATGACCACCCTGATGGCATGGCCCTTTTGCGCGGACTGGGCAGTCAAAGCATTCCCCTGGTGGCAATTTTTGATCATGGTGCATCGGCCGAGCAGCCACTGATTCTTCGGGATCTTTTCACCCTTGGACAACTGGAGCAGGCCTTGGAGACTGCCTTTAGTGCCCGGTGA
- a CDS encoding glycosyltransferase, whose protein sequence is MISVLLPVRNAAATLPAALDGLLASSSENLEIIAVNDGSDDIPEDQPETGTEKERGRRRPREPEHLALISNHSATGRVLGEYARRDSRLRVVTMVHGGIAQALNRGLAQARGEFIARMDADDVSLPGRFQKQAAFLRQNPHVGLVACRAAFGGNEEQAGGYKRHLDWTNTLLTHEQISMGRFREAPLVHPTVMFRKSLIRQFGGYRDGPFPEDYELWLRWLNFGVCMAKLPETLYLWNDPPNRLSRTHPRYGIRQFYATKAGYLAAWLKRNNPHHPKVMIMGAGRITRRRAELLVDHGVDISAWLDIDPRKVNRSVNGRPVIHRNNIPPVGQVFLVSYVASHGAGEDIEHFLGSRGYRPGRDYLLAA, encoded by the coding sequence ATGATTTCCGTGCTACTGCCCGTGCGCAACGCCGCCGCCACACTGCCCGCGGCCTTGGACGGCCTGTTGGCCTCGTCCAGCGAGAATCTTGAAATCATCGCCGTGAATGACGGGTCCGACGATATCCCGGAAGACCAGCCGGAAACAGGGACCGAAAAGGAAAGGGGAAGAAGACGCCCTCGGGAACCGGAACACTTGGCCCTCATCTCCAACCATTCCGCCACCGGCAGGGTCCTGGGAGAGTATGCCCGCAGGGATTCTCGGCTACGAGTTGTCACCATGGTACATGGTGGCATCGCACAGGCCCTGAACCGTGGTTTGGCCCAAGCTCGAGGCGAGTTCATCGCCCGAATGGATGCTGATGACGTGAGTCTGCCGGGACGGTTTCAAAAGCAGGCTGCATTCCTGCGGCAAAACCCGCATGTTGGCCTTGTTGCCTGCCGGGCAGCATTCGGCGGAAATGAAGAGCAGGCTGGCGGATACAAACGCCACCTGGACTGGACCAACACCCTGCTCACCCATGAGCAAATCAGCATGGGCCGCTTCCGGGAAGCCCCCCTGGTCCATCCCACTGTGATGTTTCGCAAAAGCCTGATCCGTCAATTTGGCGGCTACCGTGACGGCCCATTTCCCGAAGACTACGAACTCTGGCTGCGCTGGCTCAATTTCGGTGTATGCATGGCCAAGCTACCTGAAACGCTCTATCTCTGGAATGATCCTCCGAATCGCCTTTCCCGCACCCACCCCAGATATGGAATCCGGCAATTCTACGCCACCAAGGCCGGCTATCTGGCTGCATGGTTGAAGCGAAACAATCCCCACCACCCCAAAGTCATGATTATGGGTGCGGGGCGGATCACGCGACGCCGCGCGGAGTTACTGGTGGACCATGGGGTGGACATCAGCGCATGGCTGGATATTGATCCGCGCAAAGTCAACCGCAGCGTGAACGGCCGCCCCGTCATCCATCGCAACAACATCCCACCCGTCGGCCAAGTGTTCCTGGTCTCCTATGTCGCCAGCCATGGTGCTGGCGAGGACATTGAGCATTTTCTGGGCAGTCGCGGATATCGACCTGGTCGCGACTACCTGCTGGCGGCGTGA
- a CDS encoding sensor histidine kinase, whose amino-acid sequence MQRPRTSLGVKILGVISLVTCLVFLGLFAANYSWKQEITIHQIDRMGLRVSELLSMAIDGPMRRGDNPGTHEQFRLVADLFMDIRVHLTDFRGNITYSTEPDVLRRDLLDLYDSPEIRDMLDLGIREGRDSGTLLELRGRPYYLRVQSIANAPECYHCHGASQPILGALFEFQDMHEDFAQLRTMQMYGGLLALGGLAVLLTCVLFYLRVRLLDRISNLSRVSQAIRHGNYTEDFSVQGADEISELGQNLSSMVQRLKTAEKYAAIGEFSTYIAHEIRNPLFAIGGFANTLVRSPGMDETSQKKIQIILSESKRLDDILRTFINFSRPLELTMSSVRIDALVSETIVSLGASLQAANVDLRMEPFPSVSAIVTDPEMVQQCLKNLVKNSLSTMPSGGELRISLQEDEDSVFLTVADNGDGLPSDVLEHPFNPFTSLELAMTRKIMIDLGGELNLESGTESGTLATLRLPKALAVRPEHHEPALK is encoded by the coding sequence GTGCAACGACCGCGAACCTCCCTGGGAGTGAAAATTCTGGGGGTGATATCCCTGGTGACCTGTTTGGTCTTTCTGGGTCTTTTTGCGGCCAATTATTCCTGGAAACAGGAGATCACCATCCACCAGATCGACAGGATGGGCCTGCGTGTTTCCGAACTGCTGAGTATGGCCATCGACGGACCGATGCGTCGCGGAGACAATCCAGGAACCCATGAGCAATTTCGGCTTGTTGCGGATCTTTTCATGGATATCCGGGTCCATTTGACCGATTTTCGCGGGAATATCACCTATTCCACCGAACCTGACGTGCTGCGCCGAGATCTGCTTGATCTCTACGACAGCCCGGAAATTAGGGACATGCTCGACCTGGGTATCCGGGAAGGAAGGGACTCGGGCACGCTTTTGGAGCTGCGGGGCAGGCCCTATTATCTTCGGGTTCAGAGCATTGCCAACGCACCGGAGTGTTACCATTGTCATGGTGCCAGCCAACCGATCCTGGGCGCATTGTTCGAATTCCAGGACATGCACGAGGATTTTGCCCAGCTGCGCACCATGCAGATGTACGGCGGCCTGCTGGCCCTGGGAGGGCTTGCCGTGCTCCTGACCTGCGTCTTGTTTTACTTGCGTGTTCGGTTGCTGGATCGCATCAGCAACCTCTCCCGAGTCAGCCAGGCCATCCGCCATGGAAACTACACGGAAGATTTCAGTGTCCAGGGGGCGGATGAAATCAGCGAGCTGGGTCAAAATCTCTCCTCCATGGTCCAGCGTCTCAAAACCGCTGAAAAATATGCGGCCATAGGTGAGTTTTCCACATATATTGCTCACGAAATTCGCAACCCGCTGTTCGCCATCGGTGGGTTTGCCAACACGCTGGTGCGTTCTCCAGGGATGGACGAGACCAGCCAAAAGAAGATCCAGATCATCCTCAGCGAGTCCAAGCGGTTGGATGATATTTTGCGGACCTTCATTAATTTTTCCCGGCCATTGGAGCTGACCATGAGCTCGGTGCGCATCGATGCTCTGGTGAGCGAGACCATCGTGTCCCTGGGGGCTTCGCTGCAAGCCGCAAATGTCGACTTGCGGATGGAGCCGTTTCCCTCCGTTTCCGCGATTGTGACGGATCCGGAGATGGTTCAGCAGTGTTTGAAGAATCTGGTCAAGAATTCCCTCTCCACCATGCCTTCCGGAGGGGAGTTGCGGATATCCCTCCAAGAGGATGAGGACAGCGTTTTTCTGACCGTGGCGGACAACGGTGACGGACTGCCCAGTGATGTTCTGGAACACCCCTTCAATCCTTTCACCAGCCTGGAACTGGCCATGACCCGAAAAATCATGATCGACCTGGGAGGAGAGCTGAACCTGGAGAGCGGCACCGAATCCGGGACATTGGCCACGCTACGCCTTCCCAAGGCCTTGGCGGTGAGACCGGAACACCATGAGCCTGCCCTGAAATGA
- a CDS encoding XTP/dITP diphosphatase, with protein MDLIIATKNRGKAAEISVLLRDFGVNVLTMDVFPEIGDIPETGDTFEENALIKARTVARLTGLTALADDSGLEVDALAGAPGVYSARFSGQDATDATNNALLLAKLEGVPWAERGARFVSVIAVHAPILGGKELLSRGTWSGRIATRPQGTNGFGYDPLFLDEDAGLTAAQLESGEKNRRSHRAMALRQLAQSWPRFMKEVGGQG; from the coding sequence GTGGATCTGATCATTGCCACCAAAAACAGAGGAAAGGCGGCTGAAATTTCCGTATTGTTGCGGGATTTTGGCGTGAATGTGCTGACCATGGATGTTTTTCCGGAAATCGGAGATATTCCGGAAACCGGGGATACCTTTGAGGAGAACGCACTGATCAAGGCACGAACCGTTGCCAGGCTGACCGGATTGACGGCTTTGGCGGATGACTCCGGTCTGGAGGTGGATGCACTGGCCGGTGCTCCTGGGGTCTACTCCGCCCGGTTCAGCGGGCAGGATGCGACGGATGCAACGAATAACGCCCTACTGCTGGCCAAACTCGAAGGCGTTCCTTGGGCAGAGAGGGGGGCGCGTTTTGTCAGCGTGATCGCGGTGCACGCCCCGATTCTGGGGGGCAAGGAACTGCTGTCTCGGGGTACATGGTCCGGGCGGATCGCCACCCGGCCGCAGGGAACAAACGGGTTCGGCTATGACCCCCTATTTCTTGACGAGGATGCGGGACTGACCGCGGCCCAACTGGAGTCCGGGGAAAAAAACAGGCGCAGTCATAGAGCCATGGCGTTACGCCAATTGGCCCAATCCTGGCCGCGATTCATGAAGGAGGTCGGCGGTCAAGGATGA